The Streptomyces sp. V3I7 genome segment CCCTACGCGGACACGCCCTACTACGTCGGGTTCAAGGACGCCGGGCAGGACGTCGGGCTCGATCCGAACGGGCATGCCAAGGGGATGACCGGGCCGGTTCCGTACTGGCACGTGTCCGACATCCGGGGGCGGCTGGCGGTGCTGCTGGAGAGCGGAGCCGAGGTGCTTCAGGACGTGACGGACGTCGGGGGCGGGAGGCTGATCGCCTCGGTGACGGACCCGGACGGCAACCTCGTGGGGCTGCTCCAGGACCCGGAGTCCTGAGGCGTACGGCTGCCTGAGCCCGCACTGGTTGCACGCTCAAGGAAGCTTGCGCGCGGTGTTACCGTGCGGGTATGGCAGTCAACGCGGCCGAGACCCGGCTGGAGGAGCGCTGGCGGGAGATCCTGTCGGTGCACGCTCGCACCATGTGCGAGATAGACCGGGCGCTGCACCCGCACGGGCTGGGTGCGAGCGACTTCGAGGTGCTCGACATCCTCGCCGCGGAGTCACCCCGGCAGGGCGACCAGTGCCGGGTGCAGAACCTCGTGGGGCGAGTTCATCTGAGTCAGAGCGCGCTGTCGCGGCTGATCGGCCGGCTGGAGAAGGAGGGCCTGGTCGTCCGCTCGGTCTGCGCGGAGGACCGGCGCGGGGTGTGGGTCGCCCTCACCGGCAAGGGCCGCGATCTGCACGCGGAGGTGCTGCCCCTCCAGCGCGCGGTACTGGAGCGCATGCTGTCGGCGGCGCGGGACTAGCGGACCCGAAGCCGAGGCCGAAGACGAAGCCGAGGCGGAACCCGAAGCCGAAGCAACTCGAAGTCCAAGCAACCCGAACCTGATCTGAACCCGCCAGGGCGACGGTACGACGGTCGGCCCGAGCCGAGGGGCTACCCGGCCCGGGCCCTGATGCTTCTGGACTCGGTCCACTTCTGTCGGCCGGTGATGGTAAAGAGGCGCGCTCAGCCCGCCGGTCGTGCGAGCAGCGTGCGTACGCCCTCCGACGTGAGCGTCAGTCCGTGGTCGGAGCTGCCGTCGATGGCGAGCGAGAGTTCCTCTTCGGGCCACTGAGCGGCGAGTGCACCCAGGGGCACCATGCGGTACTGGGACACCGAGGGCAGCAGGTCGGCCATCTCCAGCTCGGACGTGAACACCGGCACGACCGGAGCGCCGCCACCGGGCTGGTCGAGGACCGGCAGTGCCAGCAGCGACGGGTCGGCGGAGGCCGCCTCCCCGGCGTCGTCCGGCACGGGGACGAGCACATCACTGCTCGCCAGCGTGTCGAGGGCGGCCGGGTCCTCGGCGTCCACGGCCAGCGCGTCGAGCGCCTGCCGGGCCGGCGTCGGAATGTTGTCGTTGGCGGGTGTTGCCATGGCAGATCCCCTGTTAGCAGTGGTGGTGCGACCCGCCCGGAACTCCGTGGTCCCGGGCGCGGTCCTGCACGAGTACCCGACCACGCCGGAGACATTCCTGCGAGTTGTCCGGCCGTGGCGGCAGTGCGTCAGGCCGCTGACCTGCGCGGCGGCGATCCGGGTACCGCCGAACGGGTGGCGGCGGTGGCACCAGGGGTGGTGCGGGAGCAGTCCCGTGCCGGACGTGCCTCGCCCGCCGTCGGAATCCATCACTCGTCGTGACGGGGCCTGGGTAGCTGTAGACACGGAGGGTGACGACACCCACCCGTGTCGTCACCGGTGCGTGCGACAGGAGAGAAGGCGACATGTCCATCGACACCGGTACGGCGCCCCCGGCGGGCGTCGAGGAGCGGGAGCAGCAGAGCCTCGGTACCGCCGCGGCACGGAATCTGACGACGACGACCAAATCCGAACCCCAGATGCAAAAAATCAGTTCACGGTGGCTGACGCGCATGCTGCCGTGGGTGAACGTGCCGGGCGGCACGTATCGCGTCAACCGGCGGCTGTCGTTCGTGCTGGGCGACGGGCGGGTCACGTTCGTCCAGACCGGAGGGCAGGTCACCGTGGTCCCGGCGGAGCTGGGCGAACTGCCGCCGCTGCGCTGGTTCTCGGACGGCACGGCGCTCCAGGCGCTGGCCGAGCGGTTCGAGCAGCGCGAGTACGCGCCCGGGCAGGTGATCGTGGCGGCCGGGCGGCCGGCCGACCACGTGTACCTCGTCGCGCACGGCAAGGTGGAGCGGATCGGCGAGGGGCCGTACGGCGACGAGACGGTGATCGGGCTGCTGGCGGACGGCGACACGTTCGGCGGCCGGGTGCTCGCGGACCCGGACGGCACCTGGGAGTTCACGGCCCGCGCGGCGACCGCGACGACCGTGCTGGCACTGCCGCACGCGGCGTACGCCGAGGTGGCGCGGCGCCACGACGGCCTGCGCGCGCACGTCGAGGCGGCCCGGCTCGACGGGCACCGGCCGCTCACTCCCCAGGGCGAGGCCGAGATCGCGCTCAGCTCGGGGCATGTGGGCGAGCCCGACATCGCGGGCACGTTCGTGGACTACGAGCCGGAGCCACGTGAGTACGAACTGAGCGTCGGACAGACCGTGTTGCGCGTCCACACCCGCGTCGCCGACCTCTACAACCAGCCGATGGACCAGACGAAGGAGCAACTGAGGCTGACCGTCCACGCGTTGCGGGAGCGCCAGGAGTACGAGCTGGTCAACAACCGGGGCTTCGGGCTGTTGCACAACGCGGCCTTCGACCAGCGGATCTCGACCCGCTCCGGTCCGCCGACCCCCGACGACCTGGACGAGCTGCTGAGCATGCGGCGCAACACCAGCTTCCTGTTCGCGCATCCCCGGGCGATCGCCGCGTTCGGCCGCGAGTGCAACAAGCGCGGGCTGTACTTCGGCAGCATCGACGTGGGCGGCCACCATCTGCCCGCCTGGCGCGGGGTGCCGCTGCTGCCGTGCGGGAAGATCCCGGTCTCGGCGGGCCGTACGTCGTCGATCATCGCGATGCGTACGGGCGAGGAGGACCAGGGCGTGATCGGCCTGTTCCAGACGGGCATCCCGGACGAGGTCGAACCGGGCCTCAACGTCCGCTTCATGAACATCAACGAACAGGCGGTGATCTCGTACCTGGTGAGCACCTACTACTCGGCGGCGGTGCTGGTGCCGGACGCGCTCGGCATCCTGGAGAACGTGGAGGTCTCGCGCCGCGACTAGCGCCTCGCGGATCGCCGTCAACACCCCGGGTATCCCTCGCTGACGCGACGGGTACCCGGGGCCGGTGAGGGGGCGGCCGTCAGCCCTGGACGATCTCGGCGAACCGCTCGGCACCGACGTTGCCGCCGGACAGGATCACGCCGATCCGGCGGGGCAACGGGTCGATCCGCCCGGTGAGGAGCGCGGCCAGCCCGCTCGCCCCGCTCGGTTCGACGACGGTCTTCAGCCGCTCGAAGGCGAACCGCATCGCGTCCCGGATCTGCTCGTCGTCGACCAGGGTGATGTCGTCCAGCAGCCGCTGGTTGATGGGGAAGGTGAGCTCTCCGGGTGCGGCGACGGCCTGGCCGTCGGCGATGGTGCGGGGCACGGGGACGGTGATCCGCCGGCCGGCCTCCAGGGACCGCTTGGTGTCGTCACCGGCTTCCGGCTCGACGCCGATGACACGGATGCCGGGCAGCAGCCCGGTGGCCGCCACCGCGCTGCCGGCGGCCAGCCCGCCGCCGCCGACCGGCACGAGGAGCGCGTCCAAGTCCCCTGTCTCCTCGATGAGTTCGAGGGTCGCGGTGCCCTGCCCGGCGATCACATGGGGATGGTCGTACGGCGGGACGAGCGTCAGTCCGTGCTCGGCGGCGAGGGCTTCGCCGAGCGCGATCCGGTCGCCGGTGTAGCGGTCGTACGTGACGACCCGCGCGCCGTAGCCCATGGTCGCCTCGACCTTGGAGCGGGGCGCGTCCTCGGGCATCACGATCACGGCGGTGGTGCCCAGCTCGCGTGCGGCGAGCGCGACAGCCTGGGCGTGGTTGCCGGAGGAGTAGGCGACGACTCCCTTGGCGAGCTGCCCGGCGGACAGCCGGGAGACGGCGTTGTACGCGCCGCGGAACTTGAAGGCGCCGGCCCGCTGGAGGTTCTCGCACTTGACGAACACCTCGGCCCCGACCAGCTCGTCCAGGGTGCGTGAGCACAGGACGGGCGTGCGGTGGACCACCGGTCCGATGCGCGCCGCGGCGTCCTGGACGTCCTGAAGGGTGACGGTCCGGCCGTCGGTCATGTCGCACTCCGTTCTGAGCGGCTGGGGGGGCGGGCGGACCGTGGGTCCGGCAGCGGGAGGATCCTGAGCGTGGGACGGGGCAGCACCCTCTCAGTGACCCTGTTCGCCGCCCTGTGAAACACCCTAGGAGAAGCCTCAATTGAACACCGGTAGCTACTACGAGCGCATCGACGACCACCGTTTCAAGCCCACCGCGCACGCGGGCGGGGCCTGGGATCCCGACGAGATGCACTTCAGTCCGCTGGGCGGTCTCGTCATGCACGCCGTGGACCGCCTTCTGGCGGGTCGTCCGGACGCGGGGATGGTGCCGGCGCGGATCAGTTTCGACATTCTCGGGCGGCTCGCGCTCGACGAGTGCGAGATCCGGGTGGAGACCGTGCGTCCCGGGCGCACGATCGAACTGGTCGAGGCCGTCGTGCTCGTCGCGGACCGTCCGGTGGTCCGGGCCCGCGTCTGGCTGCTGACCGCGCTGGACACCGCGGCCGTCGCGGGCGGTGCCGGCGAGCGGCTGCCCGCTCCGGAGACGCTCAAGCCGTGGCCGCTGGGGGACGTGTGGCCCGGGGGCTACATCGCCTCGCTCGACGTACGCCCGGTCGGCGAACCCCGGCCCGGCCGCACCACCGCGTGGGTCGCCACGCCGCTCGCCCTGGTGGCGGGCGAGTCCAGCAGCCCGCTGGCCTCGTACGTCACCCTCATCGACACCGCGAACGGCATCGCCGTACGGGAGTCGCCAGGCGCCTGGATGT includes the following:
- a CDS encoding VOC family protein produces the protein MTAGLRTIIYPVKDLDRAKERFAALLEVEPYADTPYYVGFKDAGQDVGLDPNGHAKGMTGPVPYWHVSDIRGRLAVLLESGAEVLQDVTDVGGGRLIASVTDPDGNLVGLLQDPES
- a CDS encoding MarR family winged helix-turn-helix transcriptional regulator — protein: MAVNAAETRLEERWREILSVHARTMCEIDRALHPHGLGASDFEVLDILAAESPRQGDQCRVQNLVGRVHLSQSALSRLIGRLEKEGLVVRSVCAEDRRGVWVALTGKGRDLHAEVLPLQRAVLERMLSAARD
- a CDS encoding SseB family protein, which codes for MATPANDNIPTPARQALDALAVDAEDPAALDTLASSDVLVPVPDDAGEAASADPSLLALPVLDQPGGGAPVVPVFTSELEMADLLPSVSQYRMVPLGALAAQWPEEELSLAIDGSSDHGLTLTSEGVRTLLARPAG
- a CDS encoding family 2B encapsulin nanocompartment shell protein, translated to MSIDTGTAPPAGVEEREQQSLGTAAARNLTTTTKSEPQMQKISSRWLTRMLPWVNVPGGTYRVNRRLSFVLGDGRVTFVQTGGQVTVVPAELGELPPLRWFSDGTALQALAERFEQREYAPGQVIVAAGRPADHVYLVAHGKVERIGEGPYGDETVIGLLADGDTFGGRVLADPDGTWEFTARAATATTVLALPHAAYAEVARRHDGLRAHVEAARLDGHRPLTPQGEAEIALSSGHVGEPDIAGTFVDYEPEPREYELSVGQTVLRVHTRVADLYNQPMDQTKEQLRLTVHALRERQEYELVNNRGFGLLHNAAFDQRISTRSGPPTPDDLDELLSMRRNTSFLFAHPRAIAAFGRECNKRGLYFGSIDVGGHHLPAWRGVPLLPCGKIPVSAGRTSSIIAMRTGEEDQGVIGLFQTGIPDEVEPGLNVRFMNINEQAVISYLVSTYYSAAVLVPDALGILENVEVSRRD
- a CDS encoding threo-3-hydroxy-L-aspartate ammonia-lyase, with product MTDGRTVTLQDVQDAAARIGPVVHRTPVLCSRTLDELVGAEVFVKCENLQRAGAFKFRGAYNAVSRLSAGQLAKGVVAYSSGNHAQAVALAARELGTTAVIVMPEDAPRSKVEATMGYGARVVTYDRYTGDRIALGEALAAEHGLTLVPPYDHPHVIAGQGTATLELIEETGDLDALLVPVGGGGLAAGSAVAATGLLPGIRVIGVEPEAGDDTKRSLEAGRRITVPVPRTIADGQAVAAPGELTFPINQRLLDDITLVDDEQIRDAMRFAFERLKTVVEPSGASGLAALLTGRIDPLPRRIGVILSGGNVGAERFAEIVQG
- a CDS encoding thioesterase family protein, whose product is MNTGSYYERIDDHRFKPTAHAGGAWDPDEMHFSPLGGLVMHAVDRLLAGRPDAGMVPARISFDILGRLALDECEIRVETVRPGRTIELVEAVVLVADRPVVRARVWLLTALDTAAVAGGAGERLPAPETLKPWPLGDVWPGGYIASLDVRPVGEPRPGRTTAWVATPLALVAGESSSPLASYVTLIDTANGIAVRESPGAWMFPNVDLTVHLHRPPGGRWTGLDTTVTFGPAGHGLTSSVLHDENGPVGHAQQILTVRPQPEADLDG